A genomic window from Pocillopora verrucosa isolate sample1 chromosome 7, ASM3666991v2, whole genome shotgun sequence includes:
- the LOC131780812 gene encoding mitochondrial import receptor subunit TOM20 homolog → MSSRLIAGIVAGICGTFFLGYCIYFDKKRRSDPLYKQKLLERRRQAKLAQKEEDTKNRAPDKTDAAAVQQYFMEEVQQGEELLTHGEYEQAVKHLTNAVLVCGQPQQLLQLFQNTLPPNVFQMLVENLNGLPTGMKEKSEEGDSLD, encoded by the exons ATGAGTTCTAGATTGATAGCAGGAATCGTGGCAGGGATTTGTGGCACATTTTTCCTCGGATATTGTATATACTTTGACAAGAAGCGAAGGAGCGACCCCCTTTACAAGCAGAAACTTTTAGAGA GAAGGAGACAAGCTAAGCTAGCTCAAAAGGAGGAAGACACTAAG AACCGTGCACCTGACAAGACAGATGCAGCCGCTGTTCAACAATATTTCATGGAAGAGGTTCAACAAGGGGAAGAGCTTTTAACACATG GTGAATACGAACAAGCTGtaaaacatttaacaaatgCTGTTTTGGTTTGTGGACAGCCTCAGCAACTCTTGCAACTGTTTCAGAATACATTACCACCCAATGTCTTTCAAATGCTGGTTGAGAACCTCAATGGCCTACCGACTGGTATGAAGGAA aaatcagAAGAGGGAGATTCTCTGGATTGA
- the LOC131780790 gene encoding uncharacterized protein → MEEKKEKPGLPPLNVNAMNAGMFGFAFPMPFPVFTPQVMPMRMMPPLWPPNSTFMQQYMDALSSGVLHTMSKSTGSGKEPNTKTAQPRGVEAFVGSSGPSVLDFASNGSHMNQMLAEYNKQQQGGAFLPQFSNSPLMFPFSGFVPFGSYFPYLTVPTGEFPKKPSVDDQSQSSLETQSKDLDIDNGSESMDINEESPQPDCSAMQEELLKKDSQEVSVTSNDSSSAGKVSSSHDIGDSKSTEMDVAQILIDFMHVPVISGTKQASEKPPEKGPDSTSFSTSVVNEEVPNSTESVDVCGDALPESSTSFESPISKTVASATFHHENVESAKTVLPNSETIVRDTPPRSFSVIKDASESIPVKTFQSQPQDNLESQSICSNHYLASDISVTESSKQECNIKENNLGTSSAVVYLTNSHQTNEVQSTHSSVIAYVKSETRTNSNIVTEVSEKKSVDLTELTPKPVDNQQGFFSDDENAIPTVDDLLRGDMANDKSTYKCEVCAQLFRSSLGLQKHLEFHTDDGQHYTCTICFQPFKEAKTLDDHIALHMRKRPHKCTFCPKAFRDPGSLQKHVRVHTGERPYKCTSCNQSFAEYSSLRKHLRVHTGEQPYRCQYCSKAFSISGNLQRHVLIHTGERPYKCSFCPKAFNNPSHLRRHVKNLHFKGDATTGVVEDMISALNGDVSAQIKQNLTGNLQGNNELVDQGNDISVGGRQPTENLTENLSACST, encoded by the coding sequence atggaagagaaaaaagagaagcCTGGACTCCCCCCTTTAAATGTGAATGCAATGAATGCAGGCATGTTTGGCTTTGCTTTTCCAATGCCATTTCCTGTATTCACTCCCCAAGTAATGCCGATGAGAATGATGCCGCCCCTCTGGCCACCAAATAGTACCTTTATGCAGCAGTACATGGATGCACTAAGCTCAGGAGTGTTGCACACCATGAGTAAATCAACAGGCAGTGGAAAAGAGCCAAATACTAAAACAGCACAACCCCGTGGAGTTGAAGCCTTTGTTGGATCTTCTGGACCCTCTGTGTTGGACTTTGCAAGTAATGGAAGTCACATGAATCAAATGTTAGCAGAATATAACAAACAGCAGCAGGGAGGTGCGTTTCTCCCGCAGTTTTCAAACTCCCCACTAATGTTTCCATTCAGTGGATTTGTTCCTTTTGGATCGTACTTCCCTTATTTAACTGTACCAACTGGTGAATTCCCCAAAAAACCAAGTGTAGATGACCAAAGTCAGTCTAGTTTGGAAACTCAGAGTAAGGATTTAGACATTGATAATGGGTCAGAAAGCATGGATATCAATGAGGAGTCACCACAACCTGATTGTTCAGCCATGCAAGAAGAATTGCTGAAAAAAGACTCTCAGGAAGTCTCTGTTACATCTAATGACTCATCATCAGCTGGAAAAGTTAGTTCTTCACATGATATTGGTGACAGCAAATCTACAGAAATGGATGTTGCTCAGATCCTCATCGACTTCATGCATGTACCTGTGATAAGTGGCACAAAGCAGGCATCAGAGAAACCTCCAGAAAAAGGACCTGATTCTACTTCTTTCAGTACCTCTGTTGTCAATGAGGAAGTTCCTAACTCGACTGAAAGTGTAGATGTTTGTGGAGACGCCTTGCCTGAGAGTTCTACTTCTTTTGAGAGTCCTATATCAAAGACTGTAGCATCTGCAACCTTTCATCATGAGAATGTAGAATCTGCAAAGACTGTACTCCCCAACAGTGAAACTATTGTCAGAGATACTCCTCCCAGAAGTTTTTCAGTGATAAAGGATGCATCAGAAAGCATTCCTGTGAAAACATTCCAGTCTCAGCCACAAGACAACTTGGAATCACAGAGTATTTGTAGTAATCATTATTTAGCCAGTGATATATCAGTAACTGAAAGTTCAAAACAAGAGTGTAACATCAAGGAAAATAATCTTGGAACTTCAAGTGCTGTGGTTTATCTGACAAATTCACATCAAACCAATGAAGTTCAAAGCACTCATTCAAGCGTTATTGCTTATGTCAAGAGTGAAACCAGAACCAATTCAAATATAGTGACTGAAGTAAGTGAAAAGAAATCAGTTGATCTCACTGAACTGACCCCAAAGCCAGTAGATAATCAACAGGGGTTTTTTTCTGACGATGAAAATGCAATTCCAACAGTTGATGACCTTCTGAGAGGTGACATGGCAAATGACAAGTCTACTTATAAGTGCGAAGTCTGCGCTCAGTTGTTTCGAAGTTCCCTTGGACTTCAGAAACATTTAGAATTCCATACAGATGATGGACAGCATTATACTTGTACAATCTGTTTTCAGCCTTTTAAGGAAGCCAAAACACTTGACGATCACATTGCTCTTCACATGAGGAAGCGACCACACAAGTGTACTTTCTGTCCTAAAGCTTTTCGTGATCCAGGCTCTCTACAAAAACATGTGCGTGTTCACACTGGGGAAAGACCTTATAAGTGCACAAGTTGTAATCAGTCATTTGCAGAATACAGCTCTCTGCGGAAGCATCTTCGTGTCCACACTGGAGAGCAGCCTTACCGCTGTCAATATTGTTCTAAAGCTTTTTCTATTTCAGGAAACCTTCAGAGGCATGTTCTTATCCACACAGGTGAAAGGCCTTACAAATGTAGCTTTTGTCCTAAAGCTTTTAACAACCCAAGCCACTTGAGGCGTCATGTCAAGAACTTACATTTTAAGGGTGATGCTACAACTGGCGTTGTAGAAGACATGATATCTGCACTCAATGGGGATGTCAGTGCACAGATAAAACAGAACTTAACAGGGAATTTGCAGGGGAACAATGAGCTTGTGGACCAGGGTAATGATATTTCTGTTGGAGGCAGACAGCCGACagaaaatttgacagaaaatcTTAGTGCATGCAGCACTTAA